DNA sequence from the Antennarius striatus isolate MH-2024 chromosome 3, ASM4005453v1, whole genome shotgun sequence genome:
TGACGACTATGTACTAGCCACAAGTGAAGACGTAGTACAGGATAAAAAGAATTTTGCATAAAAAATACATGCCTTCAACTGAGAATATTATCTCATGTGACATTCACAAAGGCATCAACGCAGGAATTTACcaaacaactgtgtgtgtgtgtgtgtgtgtgtgtgtgtgtgtgtgtgtgtgtgtgtgtgtgtgtgtgtgtgtgtgtgtgtgtgtgtgtgtgtgtgtgtgtgtgtgtgagagagagagagagagagagttaaaacatttacagtccTTCTCATCTCCGCTGGAGGATCTCATTTCCCTTCAGTCCCTTCTCGTCTTGTCCTGGTGGTTTCCTGATGGTGACCTTTTATTTCATATCCTGCCTCATGAATTAAAGGCattaactcacacacacacactcactaacaGGTGCCGGCACTCGTAAATTAACATGTATGATTCTGGTCGCATTTTCAGGTAAAAATGCTCCCTGATCACCAAAAGACGACCAGCAGTAATCTCCTTGATGAAGAACACATCACAGTAATTGAGTGCCAGAGAGTAAACCCTGAGCAGCTGGCTGGGACTGATCAACCTCCTCAAAGTTCAAAGAGCTAGGCTAACCTGGACAGAACAGATACACTGCTGTCCTTTGTTGTTTGATTGCAGCCTTTTCCAGTCTGTTTATTCTTTTAATATTAACTAGAGCTGCAGAACAAGGTTTTCTGACATTCAAGGGGTGCCAGGGTGCCGCTAAAGCACTTTGCACAGCTTGTCAAATTACCTTCCTAATGGCCAGCTTGTCAAGTTTTCTCATTTTTGCAGCAAAAGAAAGGACAAGTAGGGAGGAGCAGTCCATTTTTTCCCTTGTCATAGCAGAATCACTCACCCATCTAATTATATTGTACCTTTGCTTTCCATTATTCTAAATTCTGCTGTTCAAGTACAATGCACTTAAATTCAAGTAGCAATGAATTGGTAGTTTGGGAATGGGATTTTGAAAGAGACCAGTTGTATTGTGGACCAGTCAATCACAAGTCTGTACTCTTTTACGAGACAAATCCATCAGTGCTAGTGACTCATACATAGGAGGTAAAGGACCAGATCAATTTTGAGATTGCATCTTCAGACTTCAGacttatttttgtcttcttatATTTTAATCTGCATCATCACATCtttgaattattaaaatgtCTGTGTAAACTCACACAGCAAAAAACATTCCACAGTATGCTTCACCTACTTGTTTAGCAAGTGTTAAAAATATTGTGAGGtaggcacggtggcgcagtgggtagcgctgtcgttacacagcaaggcggttcccggtTCAAGTCctactctgtgtggagtttgcaggtttgctctccggcttcctcccacctcaaaaaacagtcagcttaggtgaattgatgatACAAAATTCCCTGCAGCCAGTGTGCGTCCGTGATTGACTGTTTACGtgtagctccgtggtgcacAGGTGTTacacctggagtgtaccccacctcacGTCCCCcgatcagctgggataggctccagcaccctgcgaCCCGTGACAGTGGACGAAGCGGCTAtttgacaaatgaaaaatattgtgGTTAGATTGCCTGACAGTCGATCCATTGCAAATGTAAACAAATTCATGCATTTGGTGTGATGGCACTGCAGAATCTATGTAGAATCTATGGAAAGCACAAAAGTATCTACTCCGTGAAATCAATCTGACCGATCTGAATCACCCATTTCATTTACACCAATATCCCCTCAGTGTCCTGAACCATGACTCCTGAGCGAGGCAATGGTCCTCTGCTTGACACCACACATTTTTGGTCACCTCTCTTTCTTTGGAAAAGGAGATGGTGACACAGTTGCTCTTGCCACTGGAGGTGCACCATCCTGAGGCTATCCTGAGGTTATCCTGGTATTCCAGCCTACAGAAGAGGCTCTTCACAAGAAACCAGAAGCCGTTTTCATTTCAACACTATTTTCTAGGTGAGTATGCCAAGTGGATATCTTAGAGCCACAGGCACTGTGGTCATTTACACCACATTTTAAACCATATTATTCACTGTAATAATTTCAAACAGACACTATACACAGTACTATGACCTCTTGCAAGCATGAAACACCCTGCCACAAACATGAATATACTAGATACACCAATACAACCCTTCACACGTCCTCCCAGATACACTATGACACTCATATTATTACCATATTtactcaaatacacacacacagcagttgcTCACAATCAATGTAATTGTCTTTCAAACATACTTAGTATTATAGTGTGTATAAAAACAagtttataaataaaaacaatattactCACAAAATAGAGATGTATATTAAGTAATCAcatgcaaagacaaaaagactagttttttctattttttgccAAAAATACAAATCATTTGCTCATTTTGATGGAGACCTAAAAGAGATGTTGAGCTGTGTAAGTGGATTTttcattaataaatgtaatgGGGGAAGAAAATTGCATCTGCTACAGCAGGAAGAGCATTACGGCTGCTTGTGTACTTTTTCATGGGCCTGTACACCAAACATGTAGGGCCCGCCCGTTCCCCAGACCTGAATCCAATTGAGCACATCTGGGACATCATGTCTTGCTCCATCCACCAAAGCCAAGTTGCACCACAGACTGTCCAGGAGTTGGGGGATGCTTTAGTCCAGGTCTGGGAGGAGGTCCCTCAGGAGAACATCCATTGCCTCATCAGGAGCATGCCCAGGCATCGTAGGGAGGgcacacacactactgagcctcattttgacttttttaaagGATATTACATCAAAGTTGGATCAGCCTGTAgtgtttttccactttaatTTTGAGAATAACTCCAAATCCAGACCTCCATGGATTGatacatttgattttcattgataatttttgtgtgattttgttgtcAGTACATTCATTCAAATATAGAAAGAACAaagtattaaataaaaatatatcattcaTTCAGATCTATAATGCGTTACTTTAGTGCTCCCTTAATTTTTTTGAGCACTGTATATACAAGTATTAGAGAAAAGTCTCCTCTACTCACTTCCAATCTACAATTTGGAAGGGTACATCCAAACtccggcacggtggcacagtggttagtgttgctgcctcacaacacagcggactcgggttcgagtcccactctgtgtggagtttgcatgctctccccgtgtctgcgtgggttctctctgggttctccggcttcctcccacctccaaaagcatgcgctgcAGGTTGATtagccgttccaaattgcccgtaggaatgagtgtgtgagcatggttgtgtgtcttttttgtgtggctccgcgatgcactggcgtcgtgcctggagtgtcccccgcctcacgccctatgctgccgagataggctccggctctcCGTGACcagctgcggcggatatagcggtggtaatctgaagatgactgacatcCAAACTCACATGGgatttaaaaaggttttttgtcCTACTGCTACTTCAGTTTGAGACATAAGAGGAAGACACACATTGAGGAAATAATATTGCAAATGGAAAGCTATGAGGGCATTACGGCGCTTTCTCATGCTGCCTCTGAAAGATGTCCTTTATCATGACCAAGGTTTGAAGACataaaaattcagattttctcACAAGTCAATCAGCAGTCCAGCTTTTCAGTTAACCCTCAATCCATGGTGCACATGTGAAGCACGTACGAAGTAATTATTATTGTCTTAGTAAGCTTTATGCTTCAAGCCGTTAAATCCCACTCTCCACATCTGTTCCATTAATGTTTCCTGGAACTGACAGCCTATAGCTACAACATTTTGGAGTGATTGTCCAGTGATGTAGTGTTTCAGATCTTTGAAGTGGGGTTAcattgatctgtttttttctacCGCTGATTCAAAAGGGCAGTACATTGCAACATCTAGCACAAATGTGTTATATACTAAAGATCTACTTCATAAATAGCAACTGGAGCTATAAAATGAATGcagaaaaatactttaaaatgtgTTCCTCTGAAATACAGTGGagctgaagtaaaaaaaatcacaaatgcttcatattatttttttatgttatctgacaaaatatttttcagaacTAAAACACAGACTCAAGACTGAGAACTAACCCTGAAATCCCACCTATTTGTCCGTCAAGCAGCTGAATCTATGATTAAATGATGTAATTCCACCATTCAAGAGTTTGTCCAGGTTTGTCAAAGATCTTGTGCTCTTTATGGGTGCTGAAAGTTGACATCAGCTTATTTTTAACATGAGAAGCTATCCTATCTTAAGTTCCACTTGCTTTTGATCAATCAGTGATCAATAGTTGCAGTGTTTTAATTTTGCTCTGAACTAATAGTTTTGATTCACCCGAATTTAATTTTAGTtaattgtattatttattttataaacctGCAATCACATAGAACTAAGCATCACAAACAAATGTTATTTGATGTATCAAAAATGAACAGCACTTCACAATTCTACTTCAGTGTTAGAGACGTATGCGCTATTATGCATTATTTACCTTTTCTTCATCCTTTTGATTCGTACAACTGAACCTGATTATAAACTGTCCTCCTTACAATATGTGCAGCGTGTGATTTGTTGGGAGGGCATAGGGgattacacccccccccacgttTTCACATCTCtgcctctgctgaatgaattttttcTTCTGGGGTTTAAAGGTGAGCCAAAGTTTAGACCACTGAGATATTCCACCGCACTTATGTGAATGACACTCTGATGTGCTTGCTTGTGATCAAAATTCCAAAATACCACTTTGTTTgattactgtgttttatttccattaagtttctctgTTAACTTGACCAACGGTTACCATCAAATAGCCACAGTCAATGTCAAAAGTCAAAAAAGTGTTTCCGGGCAGAAAATTTGTGCTCAGGTACAGTcgtattcaaaataatagcagtccaacatgaataacctgtttttggtagaaattatattactgcatggcaaataatttaccagttgctgtagtagggtcatagaaaaccaacagagccaacattcatgatatgtatgctcctgagtctgtgtaattgaataatgaattgaacgggcgtgttaaaaaaaatagcagtgtggagttcaattagtgaagtcattcaatctgtgaaaaaacgGGTGACAATCAGGTGGCCCTTATTTAAGAATGAAGCCAGCACATGTTGttcatgcatttctctctgaaaacctgagaaaaatgggtcgttccagacattgttcagaagaaaaacgtactttgattaaaatgttgattaatgacTAACTTTTCAACCTGACCCGAATTTTTGGTAGTCTCAATGTTTGTGAGtgtccccatgcacataaatacattgtgtgttcGTTTCCTGATCAGACGCttgcagagatgtggataaaaggacAAAACACTACAGATAACGCATCAACCGAAAACCTAAAAGGCCACATGAATTTGCATTTTGCGGCAATCAGAGCAAACTGCTCACTTATTCTTATAtttgttgtgttattttaaaggggtcctattatgaaaataataGTTCGTACAGGCTAGGGTAGCTTTTTGCGGTAATGTCCGAGCTCAGAGCTatacactgaaagttcctcacaaactgttcaactcagttagcattttgctaactagttaggtccacttcagttgtatgtgtgtgtgtgtgtgtgtgtgtgtgtgtgtgtgtgtgtgtgtgtgtgtgtatgtgtgtgtgtgtgtgtgtgtgtgtgtgtgtgtgtgtgtgtgtgtgtgtgtgtgtgtgtgtgtgtgtgtgtgtgtgtgtgtggttcgtgATCAGGTTACGGTACCAGTGTGTGATaacgacctggatcagagctacatGCTGAATGTTCCTCACATGCTGCTGAAGTCAGCTAAcattcagtcaggtgtgtgtgtgtgtgtccgcccaAGGCTttccccagcatcacagcgaacacataaccagttgcacattgattactaattcagaacaattgctttcattcaccaatttttggtgaatgaaagcagctatagctcttctaagtgatcagagagctgcgtgtatccacAGTTTAGAGGGGGGAAGGGGgtggagatagggagctgagaACTACGCCCCATTAAGTTCTTGGGGCGTAAGAGAATTTAttaatattcaatcaaagatattgaggatcCCTTTgtggcaagacatttcaaacacagtATAGTTGGGACATCTGGCAGCAGAATGACATCAagtaaaaaaagcataatatgggacctttaacatGCTGTGAAATCTATGAGGTTAATGTTACGTTTTACAGTCTGTTCGCATTAAACTAAATCCTCCCCCCATGTTCACGGGATCGGCCTCTTCCACCGTCCTGAAGCCCAACTAGGTCTCAGGGcagcacagaaaatgaaatgtttcatgcctttttaagtttatattaaatattattaaatattaatattattaaaaattattattaaatattaaatatgaatgttccaCTGTTTGGAATTTAGGTTCAGAGGGCCTACCATTAGCCTGAAAAAGAATTAGGCCCGTTGACTgcttttttcatgattaaaaaaacaacaaatcacaTTGTGGAGATGCATTATGTACCGTATATAATGAGTGTTTATGGCAGTATAATTTCTGCATCCACAGAGACAGCAGCCTATTTCTTTCACTCACTCTTGTCACCAAATATTTATTCCACCTTTATCTCCTTATGGATTGCGTTTCTTCCCCTCCTTTCCTGGTCTTTCATCACATCTAGCCTCATTAGCAGATAACAAGCTATCCACATGCATAGCAGGGTCCTAATTTAGACGTTCAACCTGATTAGTCCATAATAATGTGAGACAAGCTACCTGAATTGCACACTGGGGTAGGACAAAAACATGTATATGCCTTCCTGTATGAATACATTATAAGCATGTAAAGATACACTTTCTATAAATTCAAAAGTGTTTGCTCATAAACTAGTTTGTGTCACAAGTTATTactatttcattttaaagagcAGAGCTACTTTCAATAACtattacagtatacagtatgtatgcttACACAGCACACCACTGTAAtgaataaaaccattaaaaacctATTAAAGCATAGTGCGACACAGTCTATTTCGTCCCCCTATTTATTCAAACTTTTGTAATACAAATCTCAATTTACAATACATGGAAACATCAGCAACAAGCCTgtcagttgttttatttgtcaaagCATTAAAGTTAATTATAAAACTCTCAGAACAATCCAATTTCAAAATACATGAATTTGGGACAAAGCATCAAATAGttggtatatacagtacattcatcAAAGACAAATACAGAGAGAGAGCTCTACAACAAACAGAAATTACCACAACTCATGGCCTCCCCTTTATTCTTCCCTCATATTCTCTGGGAAAGTTTATTTAAGATCCTTGCTGCCTGTGGacattcaatcatttttcagTCAGAAGTAATAGATGTACTGAATTAATATGAAAGGCTGGCAATTTATTTCAGCAATCAGACTATGAATCTCCTCCTTCCCTTTTCTTATCTCATGTACTTTGCCCCTCCTTTAAGAGTTAAATATAATCAAGGATAGGTGcattttcaatctataattgcttACTTTTCTTGGGAGACACGCAGAAAAGGTGactgaaataatttaatgacAACTCACATATAAGCAGATGTGATGTATTGCAACAAGctatttatttacacattttgcTCTCCCAATGTGAAACAGAGTAGTGTGTTAATTATTCCTTTGTAAAAATACCCTTGATTCATTATATGTAGGGAAAAACATTTAAGGTCAGAGCTGCACATTAGAATACCTGCCTGAACTTTTTCCCTTTTTATAATCTCTGCTAAAAGGCAGTATGCATCACTGCTAAAGCACTTTCTCTTTATTGCCTACTTcctagttattttattttttcctgtctCTCACTCTTTGCTCGAGGTCTTGGAGCACTTTCTCGTTGACAGCTTCTGCTTTGGTCACCACAGCTTTTCTGCCCTCTGATTTAACCACAATAGTCATATCACAGCACATGTCCACCAGTTCCTCCTGACATCTCCTCATCCCAGTGTCAAACTCACCTCTCCGGGCTGGATCACGCTTCATAGCCACCTTCTCTGCCACCGAGAAGCCCAGGAGGTCTGTTAGAACCTCATTCGACAGTTCTACATCCAGGTATGCCGTTCCATCAGATATTGTAGCACAAACAGACCAAAGACCATTGTTGCTACTTAGTTTCCCCAGGAGAGTCACAATGAAAGCTTTGACGTGGATTTCTGTTGATTGGAAGTCTGATTTGGACATCCTTTCTGCCAGAAAGCACAAATATGTAAAGGGCGGAGAAGTTAGAGTAACAGCATGGGCTGTGTTATGACTCGGTGGATCTACTTTCACAGATAATCTACTGAATCCTACACAGCTTGAAGTGTCACTGGGAAGCCAACAACTGGAGCTGGATGTCTCCAGTTTCTTTGTAGGGCTCTCTCCATCTCTACGAGATACACCAGGAACAGGGAACTGATTTGGTCCTCCAGTCTCTATGTCTTCCTCCATGACATTACTCTCACCATTAGCAACAAATTCTAATTCACATAATGGCTCCATAGCTGCaggggaggagagagatgaGGAAACTGCTGGAGCTAGCTGCCCTTTAACTCCTCCACTACAGCCTCCATAGTCACTTTTCTGCATCAGGCACCCAGAGTTTTTATGCTTAAAATGTGCAGCTTGGGGTTTTGTTACTGGGTCAAGGTTTCCCACTATCACAGTCTTCTGTGGCACACCTGTGCGAATGCGGTCATTAGAATTTGTTCCTTCCTGATCATGAACACCATCATTCTTGTCAAGAGGAAGAGCTTCAAAGTCTTCATCAGGAAAGTCTTCATCTACCATATTGTGATCTGAGATCTCTTGTTGAAGCAGGTGACCAGAAGGTAAGTGATCAGAATCCTCTCGCTCACATCTGTTATataagaaagaaaggagaaataAAACTCCACAGTAGAAATTAAAAGGCTGACATAATTACCTAATAACTCATAACTAGTAAATCTTATATTTGATTGTAATCTTATTTTACATCTTATTTTACATCTAACATTATAAATTTTACATCTAACATTATAAATACCTCTGTCAAGAGAGAAAAATTTAGTTGACTATTagaataattataatttaatgaATCCAGGTACAAAATATtaattgtgtttctgtatttttttttccgaaatttttttaaaattacaaggacctgaatgtttgtgtgtgtgtgtgtgtatataatatgcatgtcttccccatgtctgtgtgggttctctccgggttcttcaggttcctcccacctccaacaacatgcacttcaggcggATTGGTCAGTTTCAAATTGCCCACAGGTGTAAGTGTGCGGATGACTGGttgtctgtctacatgtggctctgcagtgcactggcatcgcacccggagtgtaccctgcctcacggccccagtcagctgggataggcaccagcacCACACAACCCGAGGCATTGGAAGAAGGAGGTATAGAAAAtggataggtgtgtgtgtgtgtgtgtgtgtgtgtgtgtgtgtgtgtctcagtgggtagtgctgttgtctcacagcaagaaggtccgtCCGGAGTGTCTCCCCGCCTAATGACCAATAGTCTTTTTCTAGTTAGTAAGCTGTGTATAACCTACCATAAATATCTAAATTAAGTGTATAATTGATTTTCAGCTTTCATTGATTTTGACTGCATCAGCAAGTTTATGCTTTAGTACACTGTATTTTGAAAGAAATCGATACAATATGTGATTCTATTCAGCAATAAAAGTCTCCTGTCAATGTCAATTGAAAATGTGTGATCGGTGTCTCTCATCAAATCCAAGACGTAACACATCACAAAAAAACCGCAGTAGTCAAAGGCTAAAtggtgacattttaaaaagaaaaaaaagacaatacatTATTCATAATTTTAACGTGGAACTGAAAAGTTCCTCCATCAAACTGTTAAAGCATCCTGTTCTTCACTCCTAACCTGAAAGAGGGCGTCGAGACAAAGTGGCTAGCAGAGGAGCTTCCTTGGGGGGATTGCATGGACATCTCACTATGTGTTCCATAACCACTGGCTTGGGCTGGCCTAATAGGAaccttctccatctcctcctgggCCTTCAGACTTGCTACCAATTCTGCATCATCAAATTCTAGGTCCTGCACTTCTTGGTTTCCTAAAATGCAAACAGGTATATTGTGGCACATAGTTGTACCGGCATTTTTCGATCagattgtatttgttttttgactgaagacaattcaagACAAGTTGGTTCTGGGTTATTTAGGTTGATATATCTAAAGGTATTAAAACTTGCTACAATGAAGTGCTAACCTTGTTGCTGAGTTGGTGGGGGCTCCACTGCCACCCGCTGCTGGTGATCCACCTCAGGAACCCCCAGTGTACGACTCAGCACCCTGCCCTGTCAGCATAAAATAGGAATGTATCAACAGCTCTGTACCAATTTTGTTGTTCGTAAGACCAGGTGATATTTATAGGTTTttactcaataaaaaaaattaatgagttGGTTTAAGTCTGCTTTGGACATAACTAGAAACCCATAGTGTACCTGATTATTCCGGTCCACCAGGTCCTCTACCTCACCACCCAAGACTTTGATGTTGGAGGGTCCCAACAGAAGCACCCCAAGTCTACAAACCATTGGCCCTCGCAACTGCAGCTTCGCACCAGGCCTGATGGTTACAGGATGAAGTAAGACCATTCAAAAACATTATGTGGTAACATGGGTAtgaacttttatttcatttcattgctTGATATCATGACATTCCTacttaaaatatattgtatAGTAATCTATATGTAAATAACATTCCTATTTATCCTTGCGTAAAGTTACTTCGAACACAAACTGGAAACAGTTCAGATAGAACTTTCCAAACTTTAGAAAGGCAGAATTATTAGCAGAAATGAGGTATCTCATCACAGTGCTTTACAGAGCAAGTCTTAACCTGAGAGCTGTGCTGAGTGCAGGGATGGGCTGATACTCCATGGCCTCCAAGCTCTGGACTCCATCTGTCACCTGCTCAACAGAGACAGGTTTTTGACTCCAGATCACCCAAGAAGGAAATGATGTGAAAGTTAAAGTACAGTTTAGACATTGTTAGATTTATCTCCTGTTACTGATGGCACTGCCACATCTTATTTGCTGTTTCAGGAATTCGAAaacttgaaaaacaaatttggaATGGCATGAGAACAGCCACATTTGAACCTACAGCTGTaagtcatttttgtcaaagCATGACTGCttgattaaaatgaaacaaaatgaacatgGAAATAACTGTTTCCTATTCTCTCATTATAATTTGGTATATATGTACAAATCTGCTCCATTACCCTGCATTTTGGCAAGGGCACCAGTGGTTTCTCACTGTCGAGGGTCTTTATTCTTactcaaaaggaaaaaaagaatcaagttaaaaaaaatccattgcaACGTTTCTAAGCAACACCAGCTACTAGAGAAACCAGAACAGTGACAAGTGTAATTCTTAAGGTGAAAATTAGTCTGTTCCTTACATTCCAGCACAATACTTTTACTTGTGATCTCCACTCTGAACCAGTTAAGAAGAAAAGCATAAGACTCAATCCGAGTTCAATCAAACACCAAGATAACTGGTTCGAAAATTAGGATTGAATAGTTTATTTATAATAAGGGACAGACCAATTATCAGCTTGGATGATGATCAGATGATATGTGGCATCATTAGgtggttgttttgtgttttatttgttttaacatATGAATCTTCAAATACACTATATTGCCAAAAGTATTCGCTCACCCATTCAAATAATCAGAATCAGGCACTCCAATGACTTCTATGACGACAGGTGTATAAAATCAAGCACCTAAGCCTGTAGACTGCTTTTACAAGCATTGAGAATGTGTCGCTTTCAGAAGCTCACTGAATTCCAGCGTGGAACTGTGATAGGATGCCACCTGTGCAGCAAAACCAGAAGAAAATGGAAGTGTGTGGAAATGACAGAAACTCAGCCACAAAGCGGTAGGCCATACAAACTGACAAAGTGAGGTCAGCAGATGCCGAGGCTCATAGTGCTCCAACTTTCTGCAGAGTATTTACACCTTTGGCCATGGACGTGATTTTAACACGTGAATTCAATCATTTGGATAGCTTAGCAAATACTTTTGGccttaaaatgcaaataaatttgcataaaaatggaaaaactcaAGTGAAGTTCCTGAAATTATACAAAAGtcgatttgatttgatttctgtCAATTATATCACTTTGTTCTAAAAATATCTGACACAAAGAGTTTCACAGCAAATCTACTAGCAAATCATAACTAAAACCCCCCacaaatgttaatttttaaacTAAGCAGTTCATTAATTTGACACAACAGGAAATAGCATAGATTCACATTAATACTTTTAATAAAATCAGGAAATCTACATTGCCCTTTGGTCTCACAAAAATCCTCTGTATAAAGtgcaacaaattattttacTCTCATTTGTTGTGAATGAAAAATTGGTAACCAAAATCCATAAATGTGCCAGTGCACAGACAGTTACAGAACTTTGAGTGTGGCTGTTCATTCAGTTATGTGACAGTATTTGAAATTACTGTAATAACTTTTCTAAAGCATAACATTGAAATTCAAGggatacagtattttccgcactataaggggcactggactatgaggcgcaccctcaaaaatttgtttgttttataattcatttcatatataaggcgcaccggattataaggcgcacacaataaaaaataaataaaatttatttgataaactgcagcagctgtagttgcgcaatctgtccactagattgagccgcgctgctcaggcagtcatgattgcattcatgacttcttgactacctttgaatggcccctattgttatgtcaataagccattctgagcctcatgaAGGACACCTGATCACTTggtcactttgccatcttagaaagaagacaacacgcatattaaaaaacctgacataaaaactggttaaattcattacgagtgcagtcagtgcaaacagagcggattatttcctgatctgaagttagaagcagatatttaagctccgatgttcatctttgtttattaattaaatattgtttcgatcgatcggtagtccagtcggaggtgaggtgcagctatttgctgctgtgtgtcataaacaattttttaactagtttttaatgtctggctgctaatttactggcaaatatgatgctgttttactcctagaactgaatctcaccgcacgtcgctgcagacagaaaacacaagcctgaatgcgcccctccgccgcccgcccagagctatcaactacatttgtaaatcaatgcagcaca
Encoded proteins:
- the rmi1 gene encoding recQ-mediated genome instability protein 1 isoform X1, producing MAPDIQAVVLATQAWLQSSWYVQVPFTWLKACVEWLQEEAGGAGHLSQQQINQQALDQWLLTDLRDLDHPVLPEGLPAAQKTELNGTFCIQVDSFLDVSQPAYGQLQKLRGTDCTNDDVSAVTQATQRPWEAKSTRMLLLQVTDGVQSLEAMEYQPIPALSTALRPGAKLQLRGPMVCRLGVLLLGPSNIKVLGGEVEDLVDRNNQGRVLSRTLGVPEVDHQQRVAVEPPPTQQQGNQEVQDLEFDDAELVASLKAQEEMEKVPIRPAQASGYGTHSEMSMQSPQGSSSASHFVSTPSFRCEREDSDHLPSGHLLQQEISDHNMVDEDFPDEDFEALPLDKNDGVHDQEGTNSNDRIRTGVPQKTVIVGNLDPVTKPQAAHFKHKNSGCLMQKSDYGGCSGGVKGQLAPAVSSSLSSPAAMEPLCELEFVANGESNVMEEDIETGGPNQFPVPGVSRRDGESPTKKLETSSSSCWLPSDTSSCVGFSRLSVKVDPPSHNTAHAVTLTSPPFTYLCFLAERMSKSDFQSTEIHVKAFIVTLLGKLSSNNGLWSVCATISDGTAYLDVELSNEVLTDLLGFSVAEKVAMKRDPARRGEFDTGMRRCQEELVDMCCDMTIVVKSEGRKAVVTKAEAVNEKVLQDLEQRVRDRKK
- the rmi1 gene encoding recQ-mediated genome instability protein 1 isoform X3 → MMTSLLSHRQPRGPGKLNQPVCYCCSQKPVSVEQVTDGVQSLEAMEYQPIPALSTALRPGAKLQLRGPMVCRLGVLLLGPSNIKVLGGEVEDLVDRNNQGRVLSRTLGVPEVDHQQRVAVEPPPTQQQGNQEVQDLEFDDAELVASLKAQEEMEKVPIRPAQASGYGTHSEMSMQSPQGSSSASHFVSTPSFRCEREDSDHLPSGHLLQQEISDHNMVDEDFPDEDFEALPLDKNDGVHDQEGTNSNDRIRTGVPQKTVIVGNLDPVTKPQAAHFKHKNSGCLMQKSDYGGCSGGVKGQLAPAVSSSLSSPAAMEPLCELEFVANGESNVMEEDIETGGPNQFPVPGVSRRDGESPTKKLETSSSSCWLPSDTSSCVGFSRLSVKVDPPSHNTAHAVTLTSPPFTYLCFLAERMSKSDFQSTEIHVKAFIVTLLGKLSSNNGLWSVCATISDGTAYLDVELSNEVLTDLLGFSVAEKVAMKRDPARRGEFDTGMRRCQEELVDMCCDMTIVVKSEGRKAVVTKAEAVNEKVLQDLEQRVRDRKK
- the rmi1 gene encoding recQ-mediated genome instability protein 1 isoform X2 produces the protein MMTSLLSHRQPRGPGKLNQPVCYCCRIKTLDSEKPLVPLPKCRVTDGVQSLEAMEYQPIPALSTALRPGAKLQLRGPMVCRLGVLLLGPSNIKVLGGEVEDLVDRNNQGRVLSRTLGVPEVDHQQRVAVEPPPTQQQGNQEVQDLEFDDAELVASLKAQEEMEKVPIRPAQASGYGTHSEMSMQSPQGSSSASHFVSTPSFRCEREDSDHLPSGHLLQQEISDHNMVDEDFPDEDFEALPLDKNDGVHDQEGTNSNDRIRTGVPQKTVIVGNLDPVTKPQAAHFKHKNSGCLMQKSDYGGCSGGVKGQLAPAVSSSLSSPAAMEPLCELEFVANGESNVMEEDIETGGPNQFPVPGVSRRDGESPTKKLETSSSSCWLPSDTSSCVGFSRLSVKVDPPSHNTAHAVTLTSPPFTYLCFLAERMSKSDFQSTEIHVKAFIVTLLGKLSSNNGLWSVCATISDGTAYLDVELSNEVLTDLLGFSVAEKVAMKRDPARRGEFDTGMRRCQEELVDMCCDMTIVVKSEGRKAVVTKAEAVNEKVLQDLEQRVRDRKK